The genomic region CATGATGCTCCCGATGCGAAGACTCCCCGCGCCGGGCACGCTCCACACCACCAGGCCCTCGTCGAGCGTCGCGTTGAACGCGATGTTGGGGCTCTGGCTCTTGTTGTTGAGGGCGACCCCACTCAGCACGGTCGATGCGCCGCTGAGCCCGCCCGTGAGGTCGAGCTTCTGGAGCGTGACGCCGGCGGTCGCCCCAGTGCGGTACACCACCAGCCAGCCATCTCCCACAGGGGCCGCTTCCATGCGGCCGAAGGGCGCCGCGGCGAGCACGCTGGTCGGTTCGCCGACGCTGAGGGAACAACAGGCCGCGCAGGTCGTGCCACCGCAGTCCACATCGGTCTCGTCGCCGTTCTGCATCCTGTCCGAGCACGTCGGACACGCGCTGCACATGGTCCCGCCGCAGTCCACGCCGTCCTCGTCCCCGTTCTGCGTCCCGTCCGTGCACGTCGGGCACACGCCACACACGGTGCCGCCGCAGTCGACCCCTGTCTCGTCCCCGTTCTGTGTCCCGTCCGTGCACGTCGGGCACGCGCCGCACACCGTCCCGCCGCAGTCCACCCCCGTCTCGTCCCCGTTCTGCGTCCCGTCCATGCACGTCGAGCACGCGCCGCAGACCGCGCCTCCGCAGTCCACCCCCGTCTCGTCCCCGTTCTGCATCCCGTCCGTGCAGGTCGGGCACGCGCCGCAGACCGCGCCTCCGCAGTCCACCCCCGTCTCGTCCCCGTTCTGCGTCCCGTCCGTGCACGTCGGGTCATCACCTGAGCCGCCACACGCTGGGATGAAGGTGGTGAAGAACGCGAGGAAGACGAGGAAGGCGAGGTTCCGGTGCATGCAACCTGACTACGCCCTTGTGCGGAAAGATACAACACCAGCAGCAGGTGGCTGTCGGCTCGTGTTGCTTCCCGACTCCCGCTGAGCGTCCATCGCGGCCGACCCCGACGCGCACTGGTTGCACCAGTGCGCCCTATCGGACAGCCTCGGGGCGCACATGGAGGTAGGACATGGACATCGCTGAACCAGACGCCCACGGCACACGCCGGCCCGGCAAGCCGCTTCAGCTGCGGGCCAGGCTCGCGAGCATCGGCATCCTCGCCCTCGGTGGCCTCCAGGTGCTCTTCGGCATGTTCTTGGCCAGCATACCGACGCAGGACGAGGTCGCCGAGATGTCGGACAGCGAGTACGACGCCCTGCAAGCGCGGATGGAGTGGCTCGGCAACGAGGCGCTGCTGACGCTCGTCGAGCTCGGGCTGAAGATGACCGCGGGCGTGCTGTTCTGGATGTGGATGTACCGCGCATACCAGAACCTGACGGCCCTCGAGCGCGCGCCCGAGCACGACGCGGCGCGCGCGGTGTGGTGCTGGTTCGTCCCCCTCGCGAACCTGGTGCTGCCCTATCAGATGATGGCCGAGATCTGGCGCAAGTCCGGCGCGCACATCGACGACCTCGAGGCCGACAGCACCGAGTGGAACAGCGGCCCGCCGACGCTCGTCGCGCTCTGGTGGGGCACGTGGTTGCTGGAGCGGGTGACGGGGACCATCGCCGGGCGCTCCGAATCGACGCTCACGTTCTACGCGATCGACGTCATGTTGGTCTGTGTGTCCGGCGCGCTCGCCATCGCGATGGTCCACGAGGTCACCCGACGCCAGGAGGCCGCCTTGCAGCGAGGACGGGTCGGCGCGCCGATGACGTTCTGATCCATCTGGGACGAACGCACGGTGTGACGTGTTGGCGGCGTTCGGCCGTGCGAGCGGGTTGCGCGCCTGCCTGGCATCGGCCAGCGTCGAAGATGGGACGACGAGAGCTACTGGAGGTGTTGGCGGCCGCAGTCGACGGGGGCGACTTGAACGCAGGCCTGCGGCTGGTCCGGCAGGTGGACCCGCTGACGCGCTTCGGCGTCGGCCGGCGGCTTGCGCACGCGTACGGCGCGGCCTCCGCGCGCACGACCTCCAACGACGAACGGCACGTGCTGCGCCTGGCTTACCTCGACACGGTAGGCGACGCCCCCGACGATCCCGACGACCTGGCGGCCGTTGCGGAGCGGTACCACACGCGGCGCGGCGCGGTGCCGGTGCGCGTGCCCCCGTGGCGCACCACGCAGCTGGCTGCGGCGCTGACCACTCTGCTGGCGGGCGGCGTAGTGGCGGCTTGGTTCCTGGTGCCACGCGCCTACGACGACCTGAGCCTGCTCGGGCCCGTGGTGGCGGACGCCTACGTGTCCGGTGGTCGTCCGGGCGAAGGGAGCGACGCGCAGCGGGAGGTGTTCGAACGGGCACTGCCAGAGCTGATGATCGCGCTCGACCGCGACCCCAACGGCGCGCGCCAGACCCTCGCAACACTGGTGGACGAGGCACAGGCGGCCGAGCTGCCCGACGCCGTGCTGAGCGCACTCGAAGCGTATGGTGCGGCCTGTGTGCGTGCACGCGCCCAGGGTGGAGAGGAGGCGGGCATGGCCCTGCTCGAGGCCGGCGCGGCCCTCAACGCCGTGCTCGCCACAGCGGAGCTCGGCTACTACGTGGACACCCAGGTGCGCATGGACCGCAGCGGGAACGTGCGCGTGTTCTTCGAGACGTTCGTGGTGCTCCACGTGGCGCCGTACCAGCTGGACGAGCACGCGGAGCGCGCGCTGCACATCCGGCGCCTCGACCACACCAACATCGCGCTGCTGACGCTCGGCTTCACCCGCGCCGAGGCCAACGAGGCGCTGGTGCAGGTGGACACCATCGAGGAGCACCTGGTGGCGCACGTGCTGCCCGCGCTCGCGCCCGACTCCCCCTTCCGCCTAGCGGAGCCACAGGTGCAGCGCAGCGCGGCGCTCACGCGCCTGGAGGCCACGGCCGGGGAGGCCGTGCGCGCCGAGCTGATGGCCGTGCTGGAGCCCGAGCCCGCCGTCACGCTTGGAAGCACGCTCGCCGCACGGCGCGCGCTGTTCGAGCGTTGGGAAGCGCTGGCGGCCAGCCGTGACGCGATCTTCCGCGCACCCACGACCTACCGGGTGGCCATGGAGACGCTCGAGCCACACCGCCTGTACCTCGACGGCTTCGGGGAGCTGCGCGAGCACGACGCTACATTGGGCGATCGTGCGGTCGTGCGTGCCTACCTCGCGGCGCGCGACGCGTTGGCCGGCGTGGTCGAGCGGCACGAGCTGCAGCACCGCTACGACTATCGCGCGGGCCTGCTGGACACGGTGCCTGCAGGGCTGACGGGGACGCTGCTGCGCATGGAGGCCGGCGCACCGCTGGAGGAGCGCGCCCGGGCGGTGGTGGCCGAGCTCTCGGCGTACACGGCGTCCATCGCGGAGAGCGAGACGCTGGCGCACACCGAGCTGCTGCTCTTGGGGCGGCACGTGCTCGGGCTGGGGGGCGCGCGACGCAACGAAGCCGACGCGGCCGGTTTCATGCTCGACGAGCTGTACGCCGCGCTGTTCCCCGGCGAGCCCGTCTCCGGGCGCACGCCCCTGCACCACGCGACCCGGCTCGAACGCCTGCTGCGCACCCCGTCCGACCAACTGCGAGCCACGCTGCGCGGGCTGTGGGAGCGCTGGTTCGGCCGGGCGTTGCCCAGCGCGCGACCCGTCGCGCGCCGCACCTCGGTCGAGTAGCGGCGCGACGAGCGTCACTGTTGGAGGCAGATGATCGCGAGCGGCGAGTCGCAGGTCGTACCGAAGGGTGAGGAGAAGAGGTTGCGTGAGGAGCGCCACGACCACCCACGGGCGATGGACACGCCGCTGTCGAAGTCGAACCCGCAGTCCTCGCCCGGGGCGCTGGTGGCGGTCCAGTCGACGGCTCCACCGAAGATGGCGCGCGTCGTGTACGTGGGGTCCATGACGGACTGCCCCAGGGGGGCATCTGGCAGGCCCCCGGCGAGGAACGCGGCGGGGTCGGAGATCGCCCGGACGCCGTCGCTTCTGAACCAAGGGCCGCCATCACTCACGAAGAAGTCGGCCGCGGCCCCCGACGTGCTGGAGACGAGCGCCAAGAACGTACCGCTGAGGCCGGCCCCGTCCGCTGCAGTCTGGCAAGCGGCGTCGAGGTGACCACGGCTCGTCGCGGTCGCGGCGACCGCGGTCGAGAACACGCGGCGCGCGGTGCTGGGTGGCTCAGGGAGCGCAGTGAGAGCTTCGTCGTAGTCGACCCCGAGGCACACGAGGCGCCCGCGTCTGCTGCAGAACGTTCCGAACCCAGACCCCCATTGTCGATCGGTAGCGTCGGCGAAGCCTCCCATCACCTGCCCCGTCGTCCCCGACCAGTCCGCACAGCTGTTGCCAGCCGAGTGGAAGCCGGTCGAGCCGGTGCCTGAGAACACGAGCAGATCGACATCGGTCGATGCTGTCGTCGCGACGTCGTCGCCATGCTCGTCGAGACGCGGAGGATAGAGCACCCTCCCCGCCACGAGCGCCGGACGGTCCACGGCGAAGGGCTCGCCATCGAGGCGCACCCAGCCGCTCGCTGCCGCGACCCGACCGAGCGCGTGGGAGGTGGAGTCGGAGACCCACGCCACATACGTCCTGCCTGCCAGCCGCGGGTCGCCCGCCTCCGCAGCCGCCTGACACAGCGCGTCCGCTCCGAGGGCGCTGCCGAGGTCGGACGCTGCGAAGTCGGCTGACGTCACGAACACGTAGTTGATGGGTGATGCCGAGCCAGCATCGACCCCCGAGTCAGCCCCACCCGCGTCGACCCCCGAGTCAGCCCCACCCGCGTCGACCCCTGCGTCTCCCACGCCGAGCTCCCCCCCGGCTCCCCCGTCGACGAGAGGGGACCCGGAATCGGCTTCTACGGACGCGTCCACGTCGCCCGAGCCGTGGTCCGGCGTGCCGCCAGCGTCCCGGACGCCTCCAGGCGCGTTGGAGCACCCTGCCGTCGAGGCGACCGCGAGCGCCGTCGTGAACGCCGCGATGAGTTGTGAGGGAACCTTGGCCATGGGACCTCCAATCGATCCGCGCCGCCGACCGTCGCGGGCATCGTGGAGGTGAGTGGCCGGCCGCGCGGAGATTCGTGAGCCCGGCCGACCCAGCCTCGAGTGAGGGTCAGCTCGCGCTCGCACCAAGCTCCACGGTCGCCGTACACGTGGCTTCCCCTCGTCCCGGAGCGTGGACGTCGATGGGATCCTCGATGAGCACGTCCTGACGCAATGCTGCGTAGTCGAGGGCGCTGTGGGCCACGTAGCGTACGTCCGTGAGCCCCATGGAGAACGCCTCGACCGGCCACCACACCTCTGCGAGGGGGCCGAGTTCGGGATAGCTCAACCCGAGCACGTCGCCGGGCACGGCGATGTTCCAGTGGTACCAACCATCGTCACCGAGAGCGCGTGTGCCGAAGGTGGCCATGTCGGCGGCGCCAGCGATCTCGCAGGCCGGGGTACCCGAGGCGTCGACACTGACGGTCGAGAGCGGCCACGGGACCGCCACGTCGAACGCGTCCATGAGCAGCACGGTGGCGTCGCGCTCGATGATCGTGAGCGAGCCCGACACCGGCACCTCGTCGCTGCGCACGCTCGTCTCGCGCAGCATCCACGTGGTGCTCAGCGCGAGCGTGAGCTCCCACTGGTCGGCCTCGAGCGCGGCCATACCCAGGGTGGCGTCGAGGCCCGCTCCGGCCGCGACGGACGTACGCACCGTGTCTACCGCCAAGCGCGACGCGCCACGAAAGCTGGTGACGGTGGCACGCGCCTGCCCTGGGTCCAGATTTCCAACGTGCAGCCGCACGCGCCCGAGCTCGTAGCGCCAGGCCTCGCCAGAGAGGTCCACCGGACTCGACCCCACGTCTGGGAGGTCGAGCGCCGTGACGTAGGCCAGGAGACGCGCGTCGTCGTCCTGCGCCGCCACGGTCGCGCTGATGCCGTCGCCGTCCAGACAGCGCGCGCTGACGCTGCTCGTGATCCGAGTGTTCCCGAGTTGTCCGAACGCCGTTCCGCACCCGACGTGCAGACGATACGCGCTGGTCGCCGCGGGCGGCATCGGGGGGAGCACGGCGCTCACCTCCACGCGCCCGAAGTCGGGCTCGCCGAACCGCAGCGTCTCGTCTGGTCGCACATCGGCGACCGTCGCGAGGAAGCGCGTAGAGCCATCGAACGCGAGCACCGTGACCATGGCACCAGGGGAGGGTGCGTCGATCCGCCCCTCGCCGTCGGGCGAAAGCGGCACCGTGGCGAGGAAGCGCCCGTCGGCGTCGTGATGCACCACGACGACGTCTTGGTAGGGCGTCGTGTCGACGGACACGGTGATGTGCGGAGGCGCGACGCCTCCATCGGGATGAAGGTCCGTCCCCGCGTCGCTGGTGGTCAGTGGGCCTGCATCCGGCCCGGCGGAGCCCGCGTCAGCGCACGCAGGAAGCGCCAGCGCAGCGGCGAGCAGGAGCGTCCTGCCAAGGGGAAGTGCGCGAAGAAGGGGGGAGATGGTTCGCATGATTGTGCCTCGTCAGTGGGCTGCGAGCAGCCGAGTGGGATTGCACCCGAGGTCTCGCCCCGAGCCCTCCTGATGTGGCGCCCTACCGTGAGAGACCGCGTGTGAGCCCGCGTGGAATCGGGTCTCGCGCGTACCGCGTGCGCACTGACGCGCGCTGGCCCCAACCCTCGCGACGGCGCGACCCCTCTCACGTCCGCCATGGAAACACCCAAGGCGTGCTGATACCGTGCGGCACATGACTCACAGCAGCGTGCTCTCAGCGTGGATGGTGGTGCTGACGATGGCGGTGGTGGGGTGCTCGGGTGGCGCGGCAGAGACCACGGCGAGCACGGGCGGAGAGGAGGCAACCCCCGAAGGCGAGGAGGCCGCCCCCGAAGGCGAGGAGGCCGCCCCCGAAGGCGAGGAGGCCGCAGCGGGAGGTTCCGACGAAGCCCGTGGGCCTGTGGCCGGCGGCTGGGGCGACGCCGACCTCGCCGACGTACGCGTGCGTCAGGCCGCCGACTTCGCCGTCGCCGAGCAGGCACGGCGCAGCGGCGCCACCATCGCGCTCGTCCGCATCGAGTGGGCCGCCCAGCAGGTCGTGTCCGGGATGAACTACCGCCTCGGGCTCCACGTGACGCGCAACGGCGCTGCAGAACAGGTGACCGCGCAGGTCTACTCGCAGCCGTGGAGCAACACCACGCAGCTCACCAGCTGGACGGTCGGCTTCACACGCTGACCGGTCTCGACCCAGCCAGAGATGTGCAGTGGACCCGCCTCGGACGTGCGCCATGAGCGAGACCAGGCCCCACGACCGTGGGCGTGGTAGCCCGCGCGCGCGTCGGGGGACGGAACGGAAGAGGGGCGCGTGCTGAGGGTCGACCAACTGCGCGAGCGCGCGCGCCGGAACCCGTCCGTAGCCCGCTATGGCGCGTAGGCGCCGGCGGCCGTCTCGTCGTAGTCCTCGTAGTCCTCGTCTGGCGCGGCGCCGCACTCGAGCATCGCGCGCTCCTCGGGAGCTCGCTCGACGTCCAGCAGCGGCGTGAGCGCGAGCTGCATGGACGGGAGCGGCACGCCGAATTGAGAGAAGTCGTTGTTGCCCCAGCAGAAGACGGCGCCAGCCGCCGTGCGGGCGCACGCATACTGGTTGGTCGCCTGGAGCTCGACGACGTCGGTCAGCCCCGCGATCGGCGCGTCCAGTCGGACGGTCCCCGATGCGATGGTCAGCGGGTACACCGCGCCGGCGCGTACCACCAAGAAGCCGCGCGTGTTGGCCGCCAGCTGGGTCACCCCGTCGATCTCCCCGGTCTGCGGGCTCGCGCCGTCCCAGCAGACGAGCTGTCCTGCGCGCCGAAGCACGCAGGTGCGCTCACCCGCGAGAGCCACCGCGCGGAGGTCGCTGAGGTCGGTGGTGGGCCCCGCGGGGCGGTTCGGATCGGGCGCTCCGAAGTCCCAGCAGCGCAGGCTGCCAGCACCCGTCACGGCACAGCCACGGCGGGACTCGAGGTGGGCCGTGGCGACATCCGTCAACCCCGCGACGGGCGTGAAGGGGTCGTCGGTGCGGGTGGGCGCCCAACACTGGAGCCCCCGGCCCGCGTCGATGAAGCACGCATGCGCGGGATGCGCGACGAGGTCGCGCGTGCCAGCCGCCGTGCGTGTGATGGTGCCGTCGCGCTCACAGCGCACGTTGCCGTCCGCGAAGCGCAGGCAGCGCTCGCTGTGCAGGGAGGCAATCGCCGTGATGTGCACGTCAGCGGGGCCGG from Sandaracinaceae bacterium harbors:
- a CDS encoding DUF4328 domain-containing protein produces the protein MDIAEPDAHGTRRPGKPLQLRARLASIGILALGGLQVLFGMFLASIPTQDEVAEMSDSEYDALQARMEWLGNEALLTLVELGLKMTAGVLFWMWMYRAYQNLTALERAPEHDAARAVWCWFVPLANLVLPYQMMAEIWRKSGAHIDDLEADSTEWNSGPPTLVALWWGTWLLERVTGTIAGRSESTLTFYAIDVMLVCVSGALAIAMVHEVTRRQEAALQRGRVGAPMTF